A segment of the Sphingobacterium oryzagri genome:
ATGGACCTTTTAAATATGCTCCTTCCTCAATCACGGCACCGGCTCCCAGATATATTGGTCCATCTACCGTGTTAAATGTGCTTCCGAAAGCAGTAACACCAGCGCATACAAAAAGCTGTTGGCCAAAGACCTGATTGGAATCATGCAATAAAGCTGATGTCTGCTGCTGCGTGAGCAAGGCATAATCGTGCAATAGCTGATCGCGGTTGAGGCGATAAATATCTTCCAAAAAATGTATAGAAACAGCTTCTTCGGAAAACAAAACCTGCTGCAAGTCTGCCAGCACAGGCTCTTCTTCCCAACGATTGATGTGATAAGCCAGCCAATCGCCGTCCGAACCGTAAAGCACGCTTTGCGTTGGAAGAGCTATAAGCGCATTCACCAACCCTGTTGTGGGCAATATATTTGCTCGAATTACTAAATAAGAGGCAGCAGCGGAAGAAGGCAGGGGAAATTTTTGCTGGAGGTAAGGTGCAGTATAAAACGAAACCTTGGTCGAAAAAAGATGTTGCCACTTTTCATGCAAGGTAAGAATGCCCAAACGAAGGTCGCCCACCGGCCTCGTGTATACTAATGGCAATAGATGTTCTCGCCAACGGGCGCGATCATGTAAAACGACTTCCAACATAGTTGACGCTAAAATTACACAAAAAAATCCCGATAAGAGAACTTACCGGGACAAAGTTGTTGATCGCCGAAGCTGGAAAATTACTTCTTGTTGTAACGGCTACGGAACTTGTCAATACGGCCTGCTGTATCAACCAATTTCATTTTACCGGTGTAAAAAGGGTGCGAAGTGTGCGAAATCTCCAATTTCACCAATGGATATTCATTACCATCTTCCCAAGTAATTGACTCTTTAGTATCTACACATGATTTAGTTACGAAAGCATAGTCATTAGACATATCTTTGAAAACCACTAATCTGTAGTTTGATGGATGCAAATCTTTTTTCATTTTATCTTATGATTACGTATATTCAACAATCGAGGTGCAAAGATAATTTATATTTTCAGAAAAAACAAAATAATAATTATCCACAACAGCATTTTTATGCACATTAGGTTATACTGTTTTGACAAAGATACGATTTTGTAGAGATTGCCCGCAAAACAAACGACGCTAATGTTTACGATTTTTTAGCCATATAGCCAACATAATTTGTCTTTTTTTCCTACTTTTGCGTTCTTATTTAGCACTTTAACCATTCATGCATGAGTACTGTATTATCTGAACAGGAACAACAACGCAGATTAAATCTTCAGGCGATTATCGATCTGGGTATCAACCCTTACCCGGCCGATGAGTTTGAAGTGAATGTAACTGCCGCAGACATTTTAGCAAACTACGAACGCGATAAATTAAACTATAAGAGCATCCGCATAGCCGGCCGTATCATGAGCCGCCGTGTGATGGGTAGCGCCTCTTTTATGGAGCTGCAAGATGCCACGGGCCGTGTGCAGGCATACGTTAAGCGTGACGACATCTGTACCGGTGAAGACAAGACCTTATATAATACGGTATTTAAAAAACTGTTAGACATTGGTGATATTGTAGGAATCGAAGGATACGTTTTTACCACGCAAACGGGTGAAATTTCGATCCACGTGGAGACTTTGCGTATTTTAACAAAATCATTACGCCCTTTGCCTATTGTGAAGGAAGCAGAAGGAAAAACATATGACGCATTCACCGATCCGGAGCAACGTTACCGTATGCGCTATGTAGATTTAATCGTTAATCCGCAAAACCGTGACATCTTTATAAAACGTACCCGATTGTTTAACGCTATGCGTGAGTTTTTTAACAGCGCAGGGTATATGGAGGTAGAAACGCCTGTTTTACAATCGATCCCCGGAGGTGCTGCAGCGCGACCTTTTATCACGCATCACAATGCGCTGGACATTCCCTTGTACTTGCGCATCGCCAACGAACTTTATTTAAAGCGTTTGATCGTCGGTGGTTTTGAAGGCGTATACGAATTCTCGAAAAACTTTCGTAACGAGGGTATGGACAGAACACACAATCCGGAGTTTACCGCCATGGAAATTTATGTAGCCTACAAAGACTACAACTGGATGATGAATTTCACCGAACGCTTGTTAGAGCATTGTGCCCTTGCCGTAAACGGCACGACGAAAGCTACGTTTGGCGAGCATGCTATCGACTTTAAAGCGCCTTACAAACGTATTACCATGGCACAGTCGATCTTAGAATTTACGGGTTTTGACATTACTGGAAAAACGGAGGAACAAATTCGTGAGGCTGCAAAAGGTATGGGTATTGCTGTAAACGACACCATGGGTAAAGGCAAACTGATTGACGAGATCTTCGGCGAGAAATGCGAAGGAAACTATATTCAGCCAACGTTCATTACCGACTACCCGATCGAGATGTCGCCGTTAACAAAAAAACACCGCGACAATCCGGAACTGACCGAGCGCTTTGAACTGATGGTTTGTGGTAAGGAAATAGCCAACGCATATTCGGAGCTAAACGACCCTATCGATCAACGCGAACGTTTTGAAGATCAACTCCAACTTTCCGAAAAAGGCGACGATGAGGCCATGTTTATTGACCAAGACTTCTTACGCGCACTGGAATATGGTATGCCGCCTACCTCAGGCTTAGGTATCGGGATGGACCGGTTGATTATGTTCTTAACGAACAACGCATCCATCCAAGAGGTATTGTTCTTCCCGCAAATGCGCCCGGAAAAAGTTGCTAAAGTTGCTTCGGTTGATGATTATGTTGCTGAAGGTATTTCTGCTGAGTGGGTTCCTGTATTGCAAAAAATGGGGTTTACAACGATCGAAGCCTTAAAAGAAGCTAACCCAAACAAAGTATTTAACGACTTGGGTGGTATGCGTAAAAAAATGAAGCTGGATATTGCCATGCCGACCAAAGACGAGGTTACCAACTGGTTTAATTAAGCACCTATTTAAAACAAACATAGCAAAAGCGGTCAAACGAAAGTCTGATCGCTTTTCTTATGTATGTGATCTCTGCATTACCGCACTGGAACCAGAGCAAACGAATCTTACAGAGAGAATGAATAATCCGAAGAATAAAAAAGCCTGGCTAATTCGTTTACAGTCTTACGCCAATGCCGCTTTCAGATCGTCTATCAGGTCTTCAACATCTTCAATACCGACAGAGAGACGTAGCAAATTATCCACTACTCCAACTTTCTCGCGCGTTTCCTTAGGAATAGAGCCATGCGTCATACTAGCCGGATGATTAATCAGCGACTCAACACCCCCCAATGATTCGGCAAGCGTAAACACCTTAAAACGCGAAGCAATACGGAAGGTTTCTTGCAGATCAGCGTCTTTAAGAACGATCGAAATCATGCCACCAAAGTCGCGCATTTGTTTCTTCGCCAGCTCATGCCCCGGATGATCGCTAAAGCCTGGCCAATAAATCGTTTCCACTTTTGGGTGATCTTTTAAAAATGCAGCTATTAGGCGCGCATTTTCACAATGTGCCTTCATGCGAACATGCAATGTTTTTAATCCACGTAGCGCTAGAAAAGCATCTTGCGGTCCTGGCGTACCACCTACGGCATTGTAGTAAAACCACAGCTTTTTGTACAAAGACTCATCGTTTAAAACCAAAGCCCCCATTACGACGTCGGAGTGCCCATTTAAGTATTTCGTGGCCGAATGCATCACGATATCGGCCCCTAAATCGAGTGGATTTTGCAAATAGGGTGAAGCAAAAGTATTGTCCACGACATACAAAATAGCATGCGCTTTCGCGATGTTTCCAATAGCCGATATATCGGCCAATTTCAAAGTGGGGTTGGTAGGCGTTTCTACCCAGATCAATTTTGTTTGTTTTGTAACAGCTTTTTCTACTTCCTTTGGATCAGATGTATTGACAAAAACAAATTTGATTCCATATTGTGCGTAGACTTTCGTAAAAATCCGGTAAGAACCGCCGTAAAGATCGTCTCCGGTGATAACCTCATCACCTGGACTTAATAATCGAAGAACGGTATCAGTTGCAGCCATACCGCTGGCAAAAGCCAGTCCAAACCGGCCATTTTCCAATGCTGCTAAACAATCTTCCAATGCTTTTCTGGTTGGGTTAGTACCACGAGAATACTCATAACCCTTATGCTCGCCAGGTGAAGCCTGTTGATAGGTTGACGTTTGATATATGGGTGTCATGACCGCTCCCGTAGTAGGATCGGCCTCTTGTCCTGCATGTATTGCTTTTGTTGCAAATTTCATTTTACAATTTAAAAATTAAAAAGTAAAAATTAAAAAGTAAAAATGAATGTACAGCGTACTCGATGAAAAATTTAAAAGTAAAAATTTAAAAGTAAAAATGAATGTATAGCGTACCAGTCATTCCTCCTCAACCGAAACACGAACTACTCAATACTAACTACCCAATACTAACTACTAACTACTAACTACTAACTACTAAAAATCCAGCGGAGATGGATAAATAAAGCGATAGTCAAGCTCCGTCTCTATTTTACGCCCGCTCACAAATTTCTGAAAGTCAGATTGGTTTTCAAAAGAAGTAGGTAACTTATACTTATATTTAGCGGCAGACGCGCGGATGACCTCCGCCTTTAAGGGGTGCTCCGGTGCCACAATATTATATACCGAAGCCTGCAGCTCTTTTTCAAACGCGCGCACCAACAGGACAATTACGTCATCGCGATGCACAAAATTAGCGAGTTGTGCGCCTGTTGTGCACACCTTATCTTCAAAATACTTGGCGAAGATACGGCTCCCGCCAAATAAGCCACCCAAACGAAAAACGATCGTATTTTTCAAGGAGAGCATCATGCTTTCTGCAAGCTGGAGATTATCGTGGTTGCCATCAAGAACGTCATCTTCCGTAAACACGCCATCGCGGTCAGGATAAACACCAATAGAACTCAAGAAAATATGCTTTTTGTACGACAGATCCGACAATAATCGCTGCACTGCTTCAAAGCGACCGAGCAACTGATCTTTCGCTAACCGCTTAACAGCCGGAACACTCGTCAACACATAATCCACTTCTGCCGGAAAATCTTGCTGGTTAACAGATGTATCAAAATTTGCCTGTATAGCAAAAATACCAGCCTGCCGAAGCCGCTGGTATTTTTCGAATTGTGTGGTCGTTGCATAAACCTGATGCCCAGCAAGCAGCAACTGCTGTGCGAGCGCCTCGCCAATCCAACCACAACCAAGTATGAGGTAAGTCAATGTATAAATGTAAAAGGTTACTATTTATGCAAGCTTAATAAGCTTTTGCAAACAATACTTTCTGTGCCGAAGGCTTTCCGGTGAAAATACATACGCCAGCCTCCTCTTTTGCATCTAATGGAATACAACGAATGGTCGCTTTTGTTTCCTCCTTAACACGTTTTTCCGTTTCGACCGTGCCGTCCCAATGACAAGAAATAAAGCCACCTTTACCTTCCAGCACCTCTTTAAATTCGTCGTAGGAAGCAACTTCCGTAATATGCGAATCCCGATATTGACGGGCTTTTTGATAAATACTTTCCTGAATGATACCCAAGGTATTTTCGATATTGACGGCCAAGCCCTCTTGCGCTACCGTTTCCTTCGTTTGTATATCCCGACGAGCCAACTCTACCGTGCCGTTCTGCAAATCGCGCGCACCGATAGCCACACGCAAAGGCACACCTTTTAGTTCCCATTCTGCAAATTTAAAGCCTGGACGTTGGGTATCGCGATCATCATATTTTACAGAAATATCTTTTCCTTTTAACTCTGCAATCAAGGTATCCACAAAACTATCGATGTTTGCTTTTTCCTCATCGGTTTTATAAATAGGTACAATAACGACTTGTATCGGAGCTAATTTTGGCGGCAACACCAATCCTTGGTCGTCTGAATGAGCCATTATCAAGGCACCCATCAAACGTGTGGAAACTCCCCAGGATGTAGCCCATACATGTTCCAATTTACCTTCTTTGGACGTAAACTTCACATCGAATGCTTTCGCAAAGTTTTGACCCAGGAAATGCGAAGTACCTGCCTGCAACGCTTTGCCATCTTGCATCAGCGCTTCAATACAGTAGGTATCCAGCGCACCAGCAAAACGTTCATTTTCCGTTTTGCGACCACGAACAACCGGTACGGCCAAGGTATTTTCCACAAAATCAGCATACACATCCAGCATACGTTCTGCTTCTTCTACCGCCTCATCGCGCGTAGCATGTGCTGTGTGTCCTTCCTGCCACAAGAATTCTGCCGTGCGCAAAAACAAGCGCGTGCGCATTTCCCATCGCACCACATTCGCCCATTGGTTTACCAAAATTGGTAAGTCGCGGTACGATTCAACCCAACCTTTGTATGTATTCCATATAATTGTTTCTGATGTTGGGCGAACGATCAGTTCTTCTTCCAGCTTCGCTTCTTCATCGACGACAATATTACCATTTCCATCATTTTTCAAACGATAGTGTGTTACAACAGCACACTCTGTCGCAAAACCTTCGACGTGTGCCGCTTCTTTAGAGAAAAAAGACTTGGGGATAAACAAGGGAAAGTAAGCATTGGTATGTCCCGTTTCTTTAAATCGTTTATCAAGAATAGCCTGCATACGCTCCCATATACCATAACCATACGGTTTGATGACCATACAACCACGCACAGCAGAATTCTCTGCCAAATCAGCCTTGATCACTAAATCATTGTACCACTGCGAATAGTCCTCACTACGGCTTGTTATTCCTTTTCCCATGAATATTTAATAAATTTTCTATAACAATTTGTGTAATTTTCCCGTTTAACTAAAAAAACTTTAATGGGCGCTAAAGTTTTATTTATATTTTTGATTTGCGTATTAAACCCTCATCGAAAACACGCGTCTAAGATAGTAATAAAGACGCTATTTATCGAAAGTTTTAACAGCATAGGATATCATGAAAAAAAATAGATTATTAATCGGCAGTCTAGCATTAGCGGGAGTATTTGCGCTCAGTGCATGCTCGACAAGTAGGCAAGTAGCTTACAAAGACGATATGTATAATAATCAATCTGGAGCAAAAAGAGATTACCAAAGTCCGGATTATTATTATACAGACGGACAACAGGTTGGAGAATATGCGCAAAGCGAGCATTACACCGATGATGAAAATTATTCGGATAGTGGTTACTATGCGGACGAGTATCCGGATGAAGAATATATCGAAGGATATGAATACGACGAAAACCTGGAATACGCTAATCGCATCAATCGCTTTTATTATGCCAGTCCGATGATGGGATACTACGATCCTTGGTTTGATCCTTGGTTTGGCTACGGTGGTTTCGGTTTAGGCTGGGGCGGCGGTTTCGGTTGGGGCGGTGGCCTTGGCTGGGGCGGAGGTTTTGGTTTAGGCTTTGGCTGGGGCGGTGGCTTCGGTTGGGGCGGCGGCTGGGGCTGGGGTTCGCCTTTTGGTTTCGGAAATTATTGGGGTTACAACGCTTGGGGTCATCCATATTACGGTTACAACAACCGTTGGACGAACAACTATTGGGGCAACGGTGGTTCCCGCGTTACTGGAGCACCTGCACGTAGCGTAGCACGCATGGGATACAACTCGCGCGTAGGAACAAACAGCGCACGCAATGTTTCGTCTCGTGTATCACGCAATGCAAATGGCGCACGCAGTGTTTCTTCTCGTGTATCACGTGATGCGAATGGACGTATACTGTCCGGTAGATCGGCAAGAGTTTCTGATTCGCGTAGCGCTACACGGTCGACAACAGGTTCACGTGTGAGCACAACACCTCGTTCGCGGACGGCTAACGGATCGGTTTCGCGCGCTATCACTGGAGGCAACAACGGCAGAGTAGGCACAAGTCGTACCGTAAATGGCCGTTCAAATGTTGGTACAGTTACCCGCTCGACTTCCAGATCAACTGTGGGTACAGCGAACAGAAGCGGCGCTCAAAGTCGTGCTATAGGCAACCGTTCGACGACACGTCCGTCTTCATCTGTGGGTAACACGTCCAGACGAAGCACAACGCGCAGTTCGGGATCATCGTATACACCTTCTCGTTCTTCTACTACTAGAAGCTCATCGGGCTCATCGTATACGCCATCCAGAAGTTCAGGAGGCTCTATGTCTAGCGGCGGTGGCGGCATGTCAAGAAGTTCAGGCGGTGGCGGCGGTGGCGGCTCTCGTGCTGGCGGAAGACGATAAAAAACTTTTCAATAGCCAATATGAATAATTTTTATATTGGCTATTTTTTTGAAACACCAAAATCAATGTATGAAAATAAAAAATATACTTTTCACTTCTTTACTGGTATCTAGTTTAGGATTTAATGCGCATGCACAAACGACGGATGACGCATTGAATTTTTCGCAGGAACTCAATGGTGGTACTGCACGCATGAAAGGTTTAGGTAATGCAAAGACTGCTTTAGGTGGCGATATTAGCTCCATTACCGGCAACCCAGCGGGTTTAGGATTTTTCGGGCAATCAGATATCTCGATTACGGCAAATTATAACAATGCGCGCAATCGCGGTGATTACTTCGGATCGTCGGTTTCCCGCAACAAAGGTCGGTTTGGTATTGACCACGCTGGTGTTGTGTTCCACTTTCCGAAAAATGAGGGATATCATGGCTGGCAAAACTTCAACGTCGGCTTTAGTTACGAAAATACCAACACATTCAACAATAATGTGCGTTACGAAGGTATAAATCCAGACAACACCATCGTTAGCGCTTACTCCGACGATATTGAAGCAGGACGTGCACGCTGGGGGTCTTTTGCAAACGACATGATTGGTATGCGTTTGTTAGAAGAATTTAGCACAGGCGGATTTTTCCCTATTACTAATGAAACCGGAGAAAAACGTCAGGTGAGTGATATCCTGACCACCGGGTTTAATTCCCGCAGTGCATTGGCCTTTGGCGGAAATTACAATAACAAATTATACATCGGGGGTACAATTGGCTTCACTGCATTTCGTTACGAAACTTCGTCTCAATTTTCGGAATACGGCTGGACAAAAACAGCCGGAGATGTAGCACAAGACAATCCAAACTCCACTTTCTTAGATCCTACTCATCAGAACAATGGTTACTTGAATAAAAGTTACGATCTTTTAGATGATTATTATCAGATTTCGGAAGGTTCTGGTTTTGATTTTA
Coding sequences within it:
- a CDS encoding type B 50S ribosomal protein L31; its protein translation is MKKDLHPSNYRLVVFKDMSNDYAFVTKSCVDTKESITWEDGNEYPLVKLEISHTSHPFYTGKMKLVDTAGRIDKFRSRYNKK
- a CDS encoding NAD-dependent epimerase/dehydratase family protein, which produces MTYLILGCGWIGEALAQQLLLAGHQVYATTTQFEKYQRLRQAGIFAIQANFDTSVNQQDFPAEVDYVLTSVPAVKRLAKDQLLGRFEAVQRLLSDLSYKKHIFLSSIGVYPDRDGVFTEDDVLDGNHDNLQLAESMMLSLKNTIVFRLGGLFGGSRIFAKYFEDKVCTTGAQLANFVHRDDVIVLLVRAFEKELQASVYNIVAPEHPLKAEVIRASAAKYKYKLPTSFENQSDFQKFVSGRKIETELDYRFIYPSPLDF
- a CDS encoding putative sugar nucleotidyl transferase produces the protein MLEVVLHDRARWREHLLPLVYTRPVGDLRLGILTLHEKWQHLFSTKVSFYTAPYLQQKFPLPSSAAASYLVIRANILPTTGLVNALIALPTQSVLYGSDGDWLAYHINRWEEEPVLADLQQVLFSEEAVSIHFLEDIYRLNRDQLLHDYALLTQQQTSALLHDSNQVFGQQLFVCAGVTAFGSTFNTVDGPIYLGAGAVIEEGAYLKGPLAICASARVKTGSRLYPNVTIGPAATIAGEVNNAVLWGNCAKGHEGYLGCAVIGEGCNLGAGTSNSNLQNNWSTVKLHDYHVAGLRDTGVQKVGTFMGDYAMCGVNSTITTGNIIGVGAQIAMSNIIPKFVADFCWLTDKKTAIYRWQKFEAMLHARAAIKNEQLSSLDLEILKTVFNTSTVEREEY
- the proS gene encoding proline--tRNA ligase — its product is MGKGITSRSEDYSQWYNDLVIKADLAENSAVRGCMVIKPYGYGIWERMQAILDKRFKETGHTNAYFPLFIPKSFFSKEAAHVEGFATECAVVTHYRLKNDGNGNIVVDEEAKLEEELIVRPTSETIIWNTYKGWVESYRDLPILVNQWANVVRWEMRTRLFLRTAEFLWQEGHTAHATRDEAVEEAERMLDVYADFVENTLAVPVVRGRKTENERFAGALDTYCIEALMQDGKALQAGTSHFLGQNFAKAFDVKFTSKEGKLEHVWATSWGVSTRLMGALIMAHSDDQGLVLPPKLAPIQVVIVPIYKTDEEKANIDSFVDTLIAELKGKDISVKYDDRDTQRPGFKFAEWELKGVPLRVAIGARDLQNGTVELARRDIQTKETVAQEGLAVNIENTLGIIQESIYQKARQYRDSHITEVASYDEFKEVLEGKGGFISCHWDGTVETEKRVKEETKATIRCIPLDAKEEAGVCIFTGKPSAQKVLFAKAY
- the lysS gene encoding lysine--tRNA ligase translates to MSTVLSEQEQQRRLNLQAIIDLGINPYPADEFEVNVTAADILANYERDKLNYKSIRIAGRIMSRRVMGSASFMELQDATGRVQAYVKRDDICTGEDKTLYNTVFKKLLDIGDIVGIEGYVFTTQTGEISIHVETLRILTKSLRPLPIVKEAEGKTYDAFTDPEQRYRMRYVDLIVNPQNRDIFIKRTRLFNAMREFFNSAGYMEVETPVLQSIPGGAAARPFITHHNALDIPLYLRIANELYLKRLIVGGFEGVYEFSKNFRNEGMDRTHNPEFTAMEIYVAYKDYNWMMNFTERLLEHCALAVNGTTKATFGEHAIDFKAPYKRITMAQSILEFTGFDITGKTEEQIREAAKGMGIAVNDTMGKGKLIDEIFGEKCEGNYIQPTFITDYPIEMSPLTKKHRDNPELTERFELMVCGKEIANAYSELNDPIDQRERFEDQLQLSEKGDDEAMFIDQDFLRALEYGMPPTSGLGIGMDRLIMFLTNNASIQEVLFFPQMRPEKVAKVASVDDYVAEGISAEWVPVLQKMGFTTIEALKEANPNKVFNDLGGMRKKMKLDIAMPTKDEVTNWFN
- a CDS encoding cystathionine gamma-synthase, translating into MKFATKAIHAGQEADPTTGAVMTPIYQTSTYQQASPGEHKGYEYSRGTNPTRKALEDCLAALENGRFGLAFASGMAATDTVLRLLSPGDEVITGDDLYGGSYRIFTKVYAQYGIKFVFVNTSDPKEVEKAVTKQTKLIWVETPTNPTLKLADISAIGNIAKAHAILYVVDNTFASPYLQNPLDLGADIVMHSATKYLNGHSDVVMGALVLNDESLYKKLWFYYNAVGGTPGPQDAFLALRGLKTLHVRMKAHCENARLIAAFLKDHPKVETIYWPGFSDHPGHELAKKQMRDFGGMISIVLKDADLQETFRIASRFKVFTLAESLGGVESLINHPASMTHGSIPKETREKVGVVDNLLRLSVGIEDVEDLIDDLKAALA
- a CDS encoding OmpP1/FadL family transporter; this encodes MKIKNILFTSLLVSSLGFNAHAQTTDDALNFSQELNGGTARMKGLGNAKTALGGDISSITGNPAGLGFFGQSDISITANYNNARNRGDYFGSSVSRNKGRFGIDHAGVVFHFPKNEGYHGWQNFNVGFSYENTNTFNNNVRYEGINPDNTIVSAYSDDIEAGRARWGSFANDMIGMRLLEEFSTGGFFPITNETGEKRQVSDILTTGFNSRSALAFGGNYNNKLYIGGTIGFTAFRYETSSQFSEYGWTKTAGDVAQDNPNSTFLDPTHQNNGYLNKSYDLLDDYYQISEGSGFDFKIGAIYKPTLDWNIGATITSPTWLAIDDYYDNYIGVSYYQDGNASTAFAEHDVTYAPSSYTYMQITPWKFSLGASKFFGRGLITADAEYIDYSTVKRRVIGANNPSLENEWDALVKESYQSVVNFRVGGEFLFTNAISGRAGFNYFGNPYQGADNTQYSGSLGLGFKLSNTLYLDLAVVHLVNDYSVTPYTVDEFWNTPTPMANIKHQRTNAVLTFGAKF